In Methanotorris formicicus Mc-S-70, the following proteins share a genomic window:
- the tsaA gene encoding tRNA (N6-threonylcarbamoyladenosine(37)-N6)-methyltransferase TrmO — MGTTVYSIGIIKNIDNNTSKIILDEKLKEGLEHLEKYSHIVVIYYLNKVLEEDRRVIKIKPHHDDIPVLGVFATRFPARPNPIGLYVVKILKIDGNEITISKIDAMDGTPVIDIKPYIPKFDMPNEEIKLPDWVEKHLKEKHEHKHSYKKLRKMIVERF, encoded by the coding sequence ATGGGAACTACCGTATATTCTATTGGAATCATTAAAAATATTGATAATAACACATCAAAAATAATATTAGATGAGAAATTGAAAGAGGGTTTGGAGCATCTTGAAAAATACAGTCATATTGTTGTTATATATTATCTTAATAAGGTTTTGGAAGAGGATAGGAGGGTAATAAAGATTAAACCACATCATGATGATATTCCGGTTTTAGGAGTATTTGCCACTCGATTTCCAGCAAGACCAAATCCTATTGGTTTGTATGTTGTAAAGATTTTGAAGATTGATGGTAATGAAATAACAATAAGCAAAATTGATGCAATGGATGGAACGCCAGTAATTGATATCAAACCATATATCCCTAAGTTTGATATGCCTAATGAAGAAATAAAACTTCCAGATTGGGTTGAGAAGCATTTAAAAGAAAAACATGAACATAAACACAGCTATAAAAAACTTAGAAAAATGATAGTTGAGCGTTTTTAA